The following proteins are co-located in the Bacteroidales bacterium genome:
- a CDS encoding nucleotidyltransferase domain-containing protein has protein sequence MVNQGIIETVKNYLMIIPLDFGVKKAYLFGSFAKGIEREESDIDVAIVLSNMPDFFDIQKQLMRLRRKVDLRIEPHPISEKDFNNMNPFAFEIQQTGIEINFDA, from the coding sequence ATGGTTAATCAGGGAATTATAGAAACCGTTAAGAACTATCTTATGATTATCCCTCTTGATTTTGGGGTAAAAAAGGCGTATCTTTTTGGTTCGTTTGCAAAAGGTATTGAAAGAGAAGAAAGCGATATTGATGTGGCCATAGTTCTGAGTAATATGCCGGATTTCTTTGACATTCAAAAACAACTAATGAGATTGCGAAGAAAAGTTGACCTGAGAATTGAACCTCACCCAATCAGCGAAAAGGATTTCAATAACATGAACCCCTTTGCTTTCGAAATCCAGCAAACCGGCATAGAAATCAATTTTGACGCTTGA